A genomic region of Streptomyces sp. R33 contains the following coding sequences:
- a CDS encoding SCP2 sterol-binding domain-containing protein: MATIDECRAALHQLSGNLARAEGNVRGAAVLDRSLSCHITDLDQTFTGRLHGGRIRVDAVSPGPPAAKADIRLAMTGDDLVAMVAGELKFAKAWASGRVRLEAGFRDLLRLKSLL, translated from the coding sequence ATGGCTACGATCGACGAGTGCCGAGCCGCACTCCACCAACTCTCCGGAAACCTCGCACGGGCCGAAGGCAACGTGCGCGGCGCTGCCGTGCTGGACCGCTCCCTGAGCTGCCACATCACCGACCTGGACCAGACCTTCACCGGCCGCCTCCACGGCGGCCGGATCCGGGTCGACGCGGTCTCCCCGGGCCCGCCCGCCGCCAAGGCCGACATCCGGCTCGCGATGACCGGCGACGACCTGGTGGCGATGGTGGCGGGCGAGCTGAAGTTCGCCAAGGCCTGGGCCTCCGGCCGGGTCCGCCTGGAAGCCGGCTTCCGCGACCTGCTCCGCCTCAAGAGCCTGCTGTAG
- the recN gene encoding DNA repair protein RecN: MARVKPRYRRPVLEEMRIRSLGVIDDAVVELSPGFTAVTGETGAGKTMVVTSLGLLLGGRADPALVRIGAKAAVVEGRIVMRPDAPAAVRAEEAGAELDDGTLLISRTVSAEGRSRAHVGGRSVPVGLLGELADDLVAVHGQTDQQGLLRPARQRQALDRYAGDAVAVPLEKYGAAYRRLRAVAVELDEITTRARERAQEADLLRFGLEEIAAVEPLAGEDVELAAEAERLGHAESLASAAQIAHAALAGDVEDPEGVDANTLVAGAHRALDAVRAHDPALGALAERIGELGILLADVAGELAGYADDLDADPLRLAAVEERRAALTQLTRKYGDSIDSVLEWAQRGSARLLELDGDDERITELTAERDGLRAELSLLAQALTDARVEAATRFASAVTEELASLAMPHARVTIDIRQVEDPEGVEVDGRPVAYGPSGTDEVELLLAPHPGAQPRPIAKGASGGELSRVMLAVEVVFAGSDPVPTYLFDEVDAGVGGKAAVEVGRRLAKLAKSAQVVVVTHLPQVAAFADRQLLVEKTNDGSVTRSGVTVLEGEDRIRELSRMLAGHEDSVSARAHAEELLAAARADA, translated from the coding sequence ATGGCACGGGTGAAACCTCGGTATCGTCGTCCCGTGCTTGAGGAGATGCGGATACGGTCGCTCGGGGTCATCGACGACGCGGTGGTCGAGCTGTCGCCCGGTTTCACCGCGGTGACCGGCGAGACCGGCGCGGGCAAGACGATGGTCGTCACCAGCCTCGGCCTGCTGCTCGGCGGTCGCGCCGACCCGGCCCTGGTGCGGATCGGGGCCAAGGCGGCGGTCGTGGAGGGCCGAATCGTCATGCGCCCCGACGCGCCTGCCGCCGTACGCGCGGAGGAGGCCGGGGCCGAGCTCGACGACGGCACCCTGCTGATCAGCCGGACCGTGTCCGCCGAGGGGCGCTCGCGCGCCCACGTCGGCGGCCGCTCCGTGCCCGTCGGCCTGCTCGGCGAGCTCGCGGACGACCTGGTCGCCGTACACGGGCAGACCGACCAGCAGGGGCTGCTGCGGCCGGCCCGGCAGCGCCAGGCCCTCGACCGGTACGCGGGGGACGCGGTCGCCGTACCCCTCGAGAAGTACGGGGCCGCTTACCGGCGGCTGCGCGCGGTGGCCGTCGAGCTGGACGAGATCACCACCCGGGCCCGGGAACGGGCCCAGGAGGCCGACCTGCTGCGCTTCGGCCTGGAGGAGATCGCGGCCGTGGAGCCGCTGGCGGGCGAGGACGTGGAGCTGGCGGCGGAGGCCGAACGGCTCGGCCACGCCGAATCGCTGGCCTCGGCGGCGCAGATCGCGCACGCCGCGCTCGCCGGCGACGTCGAGGACCCGGAGGGCGTCGACGCGAACACGCTCGTCGCGGGCGCGCACCGGGCCCTGGACGCCGTACGGGCGCACGACCCGGCGCTCGGCGCGCTCGCCGAGCGCATCGGAGAGCTCGGGATCCTGCTCGCCGACGTGGCCGGGGAGCTGGCGGGCTACGCCGACGACCTGGACGCCGATCCGCTGCGGCTGGCCGCGGTGGAGGAGCGGCGGGCGGCCCTGACCCAGCTGACGCGCAAGTACGGCGACTCGATCGACTCCGTACTGGAGTGGGCCCAGCGGGGCTCGGCGCGGCTGCTGGAGCTCGACGGCGACGACGAGCGGATCACCGAGCTGACCGCCGAGCGGGACGGGCTGCGGGCCGAACTGTCGCTGCTTGCGCAGGCGCTGACGGATGCGCGGGTCGAGGCGGCGACGCGGTTCGCATCGGCCGTCACGGAGGAACTGGCGTCGCTGGCGATGCCGCACGCGCGGGTGACGATCGACATCCGGCAGGTGGAGGACCCCGAGGGGGTGGAGGTCGACGGCCGCCCCGTCGCGTACGGGCCGTCGGGCACGGACGAGGTCGAACTGCTGCTGGCCCCGCACCCGGGCGCCCAGCCGCGGCCGATCGCCAAGGGTGCCTCGGGCGGTGAGCTGTCGCGCGTGATGCTGGCGGTGGAGGTCGTGTTCGCGGGCTCCGACCCGGTGCCCACGTACCTGTTCGACGAGGTCGACGCGGGCGTCGGCGGCAAGGCGGCCGTCGAGGTCGGGCGGCGGCTCGCGAAGCTGGCCAAGTCGGCGCAGGTCGTGGTCGTCACGCACCTGCCGCAGGTGGCGGCCTTCGCGGACCGGCAGCTGCTGGTCGAGAAGACGAACGACGGGTCGGTGACGCGCAGCGGTGTCACCGTCCTGGAGGGCGAGGACCGCATCCGCGAGCTCTCGCGCATGCTGGCCGGGCACGAGGACTCGGTGTCGGCGCGGGCGCACGCCGAGGAACTGCTGGCGGCGGCGCGCGCGGACGCGTAG
- a CDS encoding HAD hydrolase-like protein produces MTRQSRTSPAGSERSLHQAYDTALLDLDGVVYAGGEAIAYAAESLAAARAGGMHLAYVTNNALRTPGAVAEHLGELGIPTEAGEVITSAQAVARLISEQVEPGSKVLVIGGEGLRVALRERGLVPVESADEEGLAAVVQGYGGPDLPWSRFAEASYAIHRGVPWYASNTDLTIPGARGIGPGNGAAVEVVRIATGAEPQVAGKPLPPMHRETVLRTGAERPLVVGDRLDTDIEGAFNGEVDSLLVLTGVTDAAQLLRAAPRHRPTYVDRDLRGLLTGQPEVVAAGEDFRCGGWSAVAGEGVLELRGEGDPVDGLRALCAAAWTQAGDGSCALDAGKALARIGL; encoded by the coding sequence ATGACCCGGCAGAGCAGGACGAGTCCGGCGGGCAGCGAGCGCAGCCTGCACCAGGCGTACGACACGGCCCTGCTGGACCTGGACGGCGTCGTGTACGCGGGCGGTGAGGCCATCGCGTACGCGGCGGAGTCCCTCGCCGCGGCGCGGGCCGGCGGGATGCACCTCGCGTACGTCACGAACAATGCGCTGCGCACTCCCGGCGCGGTTGCCGAGCACCTGGGCGAGCTGGGGATCCCGACCGAGGCGGGCGAGGTGATCACCTCGGCGCAGGCCGTGGCCCGGCTGATCTCGGAGCAGGTGGAGCCGGGGTCGAAGGTGCTGGTGATCGGTGGCGAGGGGCTGCGGGTCGCGTTGCGCGAGCGGGGGCTCGTACCGGTGGAGTCCGCGGACGAGGAGGGCCTCGCTGCGGTGGTCCAGGGGTACGGGGGCCCGGACCTGCCGTGGTCGCGGTTCGCGGAGGCCTCGTACGCGATCCACCGCGGGGTGCCGTGGTACGCGTCGAACACCGATCTGACGATTCCGGGGGCGCGCGGGATCGGGCCCGGGAACGGGGCCGCGGTGGAGGTCGTACGGATCGCCACGGGCGCGGAGCCGCAGGTGGCGGGCAAGCCGCTGCCCCCGATGCACCGGGAGACGGTGCTGCGGACCGGGGCGGAGCGGCCGCTGGTGGTCGGGGACCGGCTGGACACGGACATCGAGGGGGCCTTCAACGGGGAGGTGGACTCGCTGCTGGTGCTGACCGGGGTGACGGACGCGGCGCAGCTGCTGCGGGCCGCGCCGCGGCACCGGCCGACGTACGTGGACCGGGATCTGCGCGGGCTGCTGACGGGCCAGCCGGAGGTCGTGGCGGCCGGGGAGGACTTCCGTTGCGGGGGCTGGAGCGCGGTGGCGGGCGAGGGCGTACTGGAGCTGCGGGGCGAGGGTGATCCGGTCGACGGGCTGCGGGCGCTGTGCGCGGCGGCCTGGACGCAGGCGGGGGACGGCTCGTGTGCGCTGGACGCGGGGAAGGCGCTGGCCCGGATCGGGTTGTAG
- a CDS encoding tetratricopeptide repeat protein: MRQELLSLPKGLAEEVSRNLVMVARLIDEDPEQAYAYSRIALRLASRVAAVREAAGFAAYATQKYSEALAEFRAAKRMTGSVELWPVMADCERGLGRPERALAMAGEPEVQKLDKAGQVEMRLVAAGARRDMGQLEAAIVTLQSPELASHSVQPWTARLRYAYADALLAAGREDEAREWFAKTVEADKDGSMDASDRLAELDGVEFVDALDSDEPDEIDDEDDGQDDAEVAAAERASDQAEYYDEDDEEYEPLERSEADADVDVTDEIVVVEDEDRDDEQGQAGDKA, encoded by the coding sequence GTGCGCCAGGAGCTCCTGAGCCTGCCCAAGGGGCTGGCCGAGGAGGTCTCCCGGAACCTGGTCATGGTGGCCCGGCTGATCGACGAGGACCCGGAGCAGGCGTACGCGTACTCGCGCATCGCCCTGCGCCTGGCCTCCCGTGTCGCCGCCGTGCGCGAGGCCGCCGGCTTCGCCGCGTACGCCACGCAGAAGTACAGCGAGGCGCTCGCGGAGTTCCGCGCCGCCAAGCGCATGACCGGATCCGTCGAGCTGTGGCCCGTGATGGCCGACTGCGAGCGCGGCCTCGGCCGCCCCGAGCGCGCGCTGGCCATGGCCGGCGAGCCCGAGGTGCAGAAGCTGGACAAGGCCGGCCAGGTCGAGATGCGTCTGGTCGCCGCCGGTGCGCGGCGGGACATGGGGCAGCTCGAAGCCGCCATCGTGACCCTGCAGAGCCCGGAGCTGGCCTCCCACTCCGTCCAGCCGTGGACGGCGCGTCTGCGCTACGCCTACGCCGACGCCCTGCTGGCGGCCGGCCGTGAGGACGAGGCGCGCGAATGGTTCGCCAAGACCGTCGAGGCGGACAAGGACGGCTCGATGGACGCCTCCGACCGGCTCGCCGAGCTGGACGGGGTCGAGTTCGTCGACGCGCTCGACAGCGATGAGCCGGACGAGATCGACGACGAGGACGACGGGCAGGACGACGCCGAGGTGGCCGCTGCCGAGCGCGCGTCCGACCAGGCCGAGTACTACGACGAGGACGACGAGGAGTACGAGCCCCTCGAGCGCTCCGAGGCGGACGCCGACGTCGACGTCACCGACGAGATCGTCGTCGTCGAGGACGAGGACCGGGACGACGAGCAGGGCCAGGCCGGCGACAAGGCCTGA
- a CDS encoding DUF1015 family protein, translated as MTTSGTADDGLRLIPFHGLRYVPERVGSLAAVTSPPYDVVVRPDGVDHLESADPHNIVRLILPQADTPAARNEQAARTLHDWLAKGILSADPEPALYVYEQRKGGLLQRGVIGALALTQPDAGIVLPHEDVMPDVVTDRAGLMRAASANLEPLLLTYRGDDPAAGAAEVVERTAGGPPLLATTTEDGFRHRLWAITDPADLAAVTADLGHRQALIADGHHRWATYLRLQEEHQSPTAWDFGLVLLVDTARYPLQVRAIHRMLRRLPPADALAAVQGRFRVRPVDGPLPLALEALADAAERGNAFLLTGDGTFHLVTDPDLDLLERTVRRDRPEAWRRLDATVLHATLLDALWQIPDTPDQITYIHDAAATVAMAERHGGTAVLLHPVREEVVRDLARQGVTMPRKSTSFGPKPATGLVLRSLD; from the coding sequence ATGACCACATCAGGTACTGCGGACGACGGGCTGCGTCTGATCCCCTTCCATGGACTGCGCTACGTCCCGGAGCGTGTCGGCAGCCTGGCCGCCGTCACCTCACCGCCGTACGACGTGGTCGTACGGCCCGACGGCGTCGACCACCTCGAGTCCGCCGACCCGCACAACATCGTCCGCCTGATCCTTCCGCAGGCCGACACCCCCGCCGCGCGCAACGAACAGGCCGCACGCACCCTGCACGACTGGCTCGCCAAGGGCATCCTCAGCGCCGACCCCGAGCCTGCGCTCTACGTCTACGAGCAGCGCAAGGGCGGCCTGCTCCAGCGCGGCGTCATCGGCGCCCTCGCCCTCACGCAGCCCGACGCCGGCATCGTGCTCCCGCACGAGGACGTCATGCCGGACGTGGTCACCGACCGGGCCGGCCTGATGCGTGCCGCATCGGCCAATCTCGAGCCCCTCCTCCTCACCTACCGCGGCGACGATCCCGCGGCCGGCGCCGCGGAGGTCGTCGAGCGGACCGCCGGGGGCCCGCCCCTGCTGGCCACCACCACCGAGGACGGCTTCCGGCACCGGCTCTGGGCCATCACCGACCCCGCCGACCTGGCCGCCGTCACCGCCGACCTGGGCCACCGCCAGGCCCTCATCGCCGACGGACACCACCGCTGGGCGACGTACCTGCGCCTCCAGGAGGAGCACCAGTCCCCCACCGCCTGGGACTTCGGCCTCGTCCTCCTCGTCGACACGGCCCGCTACCCGCTCCAGGTCCGCGCCATCCACCGGATGCTGCGCCGCCTCCCGCCCGCGGACGCCCTGGCCGCAGTCCAGGGCCGCTTCCGGGTGCGCCCGGTCGACGGCCCGCTGCCGCTCGCCCTGGAGGCCCTCGCCGACGCCGCGGAGCGGGGCAACGCCTTCCTCCTGACCGGCGACGGCACCTTCCACCTGGTCACCGACCCGGACCTGGACCTCCTCGAGCGCACCGTACGCCGCGACCGCCCCGAGGCCTGGCGCCGGCTGGACGCGACCGTCCTGCACGCGACGCTGCTCGACGCCCTGTGGCAGATCCCCGACACCCCCGACCAGATCACGTACATCCACGACGCGGCGGCCACCGTCGCCATGGCCGAGCGGCACGGCGGCACCGCGGTCCTGCTGCACCCCGTACGGGAGGAAGTCGTCCGGGACCTGGCCCGCCAGGGCGTCACGATGCCCCGCAAGTCCACCTCGTTCGGCCCGAAGCCGGCCACCGGCCTGGTGCTGCGCAGCCTGGACTGA
- a CDS encoding NAD kinase, giving the protein MTDSADTRGTSGTSGSEASGSTAGRTVFLLAHTGRPAAIRSAELVVQGLLKSGLGVRVVEYEARDLPLPPEVELVSECTPAVLEGCELLIVLGGDGTLLRGAEFARGSGVPMLGVNLGRVGFLAEAERDDLDKVVDRVVTRAYEVEERMTLDVLVRTNGDVVHRDWALNEAAVQKVSPERMLEVVLEIDGRPVSGFGCDGIVCATPTGSTAYAFSAGGPVVWPEVEALLMVPISAHALFAKPLVTSPDSVLAVEVQTGVPHGVLWCDGRRMLELPAGARVEVRRGAVPVRLARLHHASFTDRLVAKFALPVSGWRGAPH; this is encoded by the coding sequence GTGACTGATTCAGCGGATACACGGGGTACATCGGGAACGTCCGGATCGGAGGCGTCCGGTTCGACGGCGGGGCGGACCGTCTTCCTGCTCGCGCACACCGGGCGGCCTGCGGCCATCCGCAGCGCCGAGCTGGTCGTGCAGGGCCTGCTGAAGAGCGGGCTGGGCGTGCGGGTCGTGGAGTACGAGGCGAGGGACCTGCCGCTGCCGCCCGAGGTGGAGCTGGTCTCCGAATGCACCCCCGCGGTGCTCGAGGGCTGTGAGCTGCTGATCGTGCTGGGCGGCGACGGGACCCTGCTGCGCGGCGCCGAGTTCGCGCGCGGCTCCGGGGTGCCGATGCTGGGCGTGAACCTGGGCCGGGTGGGCTTCCTCGCGGAGGCCGAGCGGGACGACCTGGACAAGGTCGTGGACCGGGTCGTGACGCGTGCGTACGAGGTCGAGGAGCGGATGACCCTCGACGTGCTCGTACGGACGAACGGCGACGTGGTCCACCGGGACTGGGCGCTGAACGAGGCCGCCGTCCAGAAGGTGTCCCCCGAGCGGATGCTCGAGGTGGTCCTGGAGATCGACGGGCGCCCGGTGTCCGGCTTCGGCTGCGACGGGATCGTCTGCGCGACCCCGACGGGTTCGACGGCGTACGCGTTCTCCGCGGGCGGGCCGGTGGTCTGGCCGGAGGTGGAGGCGCTGCTGATGGTGCCGATCAGCGCCCACGCGCTGTTCGCGAAGCCGCTGGTGACCTCGCCGGACTCGGTGCTGGCGGTGGAGGTGCAGACCGGGGTCCCGCACGGGGTCCTGTGGTGCGACGGCCGCCGGATGCTGGAGCTGCCGGCCGGGGCCCGGGTGGAGGTGCGGCGCGGGGCGGTGCCGGTGCGGCTCGCCCGGCTGCACCACGCGTCGTTCACGGACCGGCTCGTCGCGAAGTTCGCGCTGCCGGTGTCAGGGTGGCGTGGGGCGCCCCACTAG
- a CDS encoding ABC transporter ATP-binding protein produces the protein MSRSTSTSTSTYMSNSRSTHVQRLTAQNVTLGYEQRVIAENLSVEIPDHSFTVIVGPNACGKSTLLRALSRMLKPSAGQVLLDGQAIGSMPAKKVAKTLGLLPQSSIAPDGITVADLVSRGRYPHQGLLRQWSPQDERIVLESMASTGVAELADRSVDELSGGQRQRVWIAMALAQQTPLLLLDEPTTYLDIQHQIDVLDLCAELHETQGRTLVAVLHDLNHAARYATHLIAMRGGEVVAQGPPAEVVTAELVEEVFGLRCQIIDDPETGTPLVIPAARKPRAGRLTGSGAVG, from the coding sequence ATGAGCAGGTCCACGAGCACATCCACGAGCACGTATATGAGCAACTCAAGGAGTACGCACGTGCAGCGGCTGACCGCGCAGAACGTGACCCTCGGCTACGAGCAGCGGGTCATCGCCGAGAACCTGTCGGTGGAGATCCCCGACCACTCGTTCACGGTGATCGTCGGCCCCAACGCGTGCGGCAAGTCCACGCTGCTGCGGGCCCTGTCGCGGATGCTGAAGCCCTCCGCCGGGCAGGTGCTGCTGGACGGGCAGGCCATCGGGTCGATGCCGGCCAAGAAGGTCGCCAAGACGCTGGGCCTGCTGCCGCAGTCCTCGATCGCGCCGGACGGGATCACCGTCGCCGACCTGGTCTCGCGGGGCCGCTACCCGCACCAGGGGCTGCTGCGGCAGTGGTCGCCGCAGGACGAGCGGATCGTCCTCGAGTCGATGGCCTCGACCGGGGTCGCCGAGCTCGCGGACCGGTCGGTGGACGAGCTGTCGGGCGGGCAGCGGCAGCGCGTGTGGATCGCGATGGCGCTGGCGCAGCAGACGCCGCTGCTGCTGCTGGACGAGCCGACCACGTACCTGGACATCCAGCACCAGATCGACGTGCTGGACCTGTGCGCGGAGCTGCACGAGACGCAGGGGCGGACGCTGGTGGCGGTGCTGCACGACCTGAATCATGCGGCCCGGTACGCCACGCACCTGATCGCGATGCGGGGCGGCGAGGTCGTCGCGCAGGGGCCGCCGGCCGAGGTGGTCACGGCGGAGCTGGTGGAGGAGGTCTTCGGGCTGCGCTGCCAGATCATCGACGACCCGGAGACGGGGACGCCGCTGGTGATACCTGCGGCGCGCAAGCCGCGGGCCGGGCGGTTGACGGGTTCCGGCGCCGTGGGCTGA
- a CDS encoding iron ABC transporter permease, protein MLVESPPEQSAAPVAAARPRHAARAAGLLGALAVLALIAVASIAVGAKQMPLDQVWHGLFHYAGTPSDVVVRDLRVPRTLLGLMVGLGLGLSGAVMQALTRNPLAEPGILGVNAGAAAAVVSAITFLGASSLSEFVWWAFLGAAVVSVVVYVLGGSRSATPVRLALAGTAASAALVGYINAVQLMDSKALDKLRFWTVGSLASANMDTVRQVAPFLLVGAVIALSLGRPLNAMAMGDDTARALGAHLTRTRIGAMVAITLLCGAATAACGPIVFIGLMIPHLVRIITGPDMRWVLAYSAVLSPVLLLGADVVGRVVTRPAELQVGIVTALIGGPVFIYLVRRKRMAQL, encoded by the coding sequence GTGTTGGTCGAGAGTCCCCCTGAACAGAGCGCGGCGCCGGTCGCCGCCGCCCGCCCGCGCCATGCGGCGCGCGCCGCCGGTCTGCTCGGCGCCCTTGCGGTGCTGGCGCTGATCGCGGTGGCGAGCATCGCCGTGGGCGCCAAGCAAATGCCCCTCGACCAGGTCTGGCACGGCCTGTTCCATTACGCGGGGACGCCCTCCGACGTGGTGGTGCGCGATCTGCGGGTCCCGCGCACCCTGCTCGGGCTGATGGTGGGGCTCGGGCTCGGCCTGTCCGGCGCGGTGATGCAGGCGCTGACCCGCAATCCGCTGGCCGAGCCGGGGATCCTCGGGGTCAACGCGGGCGCCGCGGCCGCCGTGGTCTCGGCGATCACCTTCCTCGGGGCCTCCTCGCTCAGCGAGTTCGTGTGGTGGGCCTTCCTCGGCGCCGCCGTCGTCTCCGTCGTGGTGTACGTGCTCGGCGGCAGCCGGAGCGCGACCCCGGTGCGCCTCGCGCTCGCCGGTACGGCGGCCAGTGCGGCCCTGGTCGGCTACATCAACGCCGTTCAGCTGATGGACAGCAAGGCGCTGGACAAGCTGCGCTTCTGGACCGTGGGCTCGCTGGCCTCCGCGAACATGGACACCGTCCGCCAGGTCGCGCCCTTCCTGCTGGTCGGCGCGGTGATCGCGCTGTCGCTGGGCCGGCCGCTCAACGCGATGGCCATGGGCGACGACACCGCCCGGGCCCTCGGCGCCCACCTGACGCGGACCCGGATCGGCGCCATGGTGGCGATCACCCTGCTGTGCGGGGCGGCGACCGCAGCCTGCGGGCCGATCGTCTTCATCGGGCTGATGATCCCGCACCTGGTGCGGATCATCACCGGGCCCGACATGCGGTGGGTGCTCGCCTACTCGGCGGTCCTCTCGCCGGTGCTGCTGCTGGGCGCGGACGTCGTCGGCCGGGTCGTCACCCGGCCCGCCGAGCTCCAGGTCGGCATCGTCACCGCGCTGATCGGCGGACCCGTCTTCATCTACCTCGTCCGGCGCAAGAGGATGGCCCAGCTGTGA
- a CDS encoding FecCD family ABC transporter permease: MEPRALAVGLLLTVAALAMGVVLIGTGDFEIAPWDVVRTLLGNGTPAHDFIVNDLRLPRVLVALLVGAALGMAGSVFQSVSRNPLGSPDLLGFSYGSSVGALTVIVLFKGGATEVAAGALVGGLLTGVLVYLLSYKRGIHGYRLVLVGIGASAMLVAVINYLLTKAQLVEATRAMVWLTGSLAGRDWSQVWPLLGTCAVLFPLVLGQGRALRMMEMGDDAAYALGVRVERTRMLLMLAAVLLTTAAAAAAGPISFVALAAPQLARRLTRSPGSNLFTGALMGSVLLLVSDWASQRAFGADQLPVGVVTGLVGGVYLLWLLVTERRAGRI, translated from the coding sequence ATGGAGCCGCGTGCGCTGGCGGTCGGGCTGCTGCTCACCGTGGCCGCGCTGGCGATGGGCGTCGTGCTCATCGGCACCGGCGACTTCGAGATCGCGCCGTGGGACGTCGTACGGACCCTGCTGGGCAACGGCACTCCGGCGCACGACTTCATCGTCAACGACCTGCGGCTGCCGCGGGTGCTGGTCGCCCTGCTGGTGGGCGCGGCGCTCGGCATGGCCGGCTCGGTCTTCCAGTCCGTCTCGCGCAACCCGCTCGGCTCCCCGGACCTGCTCGGCTTCAGCTACGGCTCGTCGGTCGGCGCGCTCACCGTGATCGTCCTGTTCAAGGGCGGAGCGACCGAGGTGGCGGCGGGCGCGCTGGTGGGCGGGCTGCTCACCGGCGTCCTCGTCTACCTGCTGTCGTACAAGCGCGGCATCCACGGCTACCGGCTGGTGCTGGTCGGCATCGGCGCCTCCGCGATGCTCGTCGCCGTCATCAACTACCTGCTGACCAAGGCCCAGCTCGTCGAGGCCACCCGGGCGATGGTCTGGCTGACCGGCTCGCTCGCCGGCCGGGACTGGAGCCAGGTCTGGCCGCTGCTGGGGACCTGCGCGGTGCTGTTCCCGCTGGTCCTCGGGCAGGGCCGGGCACTGCGCATGATGGAGATGGGCGATGACGCCGCGTACGCCCTCGGGGTACGGGTGGAACGTACGCGGATGCTGCTGATGCTGGCGGCCGTCCTGCTGACCACCGCGGCCGCCGCGGCCGCCGGGCCCATCTCCTTCGTCGCCCTGGCCGCCCCCCAGCTGGCCCGGCGCCTGACCCGCTCGCCCGGGTCGAACCTGTTCACCGGCGCGCTGATGGGCTCCGTCCTGCTGCTCGTGTCCGACTGGGCCTCGCAGCGCGCCTTCGGCGCCGACCAGCTGCCGGTGGGCGTGGTGACCGGGCTGGTCGGCGGTGTCTACCTGCTCTGGCTGCTCGTCACCGAGCGCAGGGCGGGACGCATATGA
- a CDS encoding TlyA family RNA methyltransferase: MAGVARRRLDAELVRRSMARSREHAAQLIAAGRVTVGGATATKAATQVETSAALVVLKDDSDPDYVSRGGHKLAGALAAFRPQGLAVEGRRALDAGASTGGFTDVLLRAGVAHVMAVDVGYGQLAWSLQSDDRVTVKDRTNVRELTVEQLDGVPVDLVVGDLSFISIGLVLPALVRCCAPDADLVLMVKPQFEVGKDRLGSGGVVRSPELRAEAVREVAAQAAKLGLGVLGVTASPLPGPSGNVEYFLWLRAGAPALDPADVDRAVAEGPQ, encoded by the coding sequence GTGGCAGGAGTGGCACGCCGCCGCCTGGACGCCGAACTGGTACGCCGCAGCATGGCCCGCTCGCGCGAGCACGCCGCCCAGCTGATCGCCGCGGGCCGGGTGACCGTCGGCGGCGCCACCGCGACCAAGGCGGCCACCCAGGTCGAGACCAGCGCGGCCCTCGTGGTCCTCAAGGACGACAGCGACCCCGACTACGTCTCCCGGGGCGGCCACAAGCTGGCCGGCGCGCTGGCGGCCTTCCGGCCGCAGGGGCTGGCCGTCGAGGGCCGCCGGGCGCTGGACGCCGGCGCCTCCACCGGCGGTTTCACCGACGTGCTGCTGCGCGCGGGCGTGGCCCACGTCATGGCCGTCGACGTCGGTTACGGGCAGCTCGCCTGGTCGCTGCAGAGCGACGACCGGGTCACCGTCAAGGACCGTACCAACGTCCGCGAGCTGACGGTCGAGCAGCTCGACGGGGTGCCCGTCGACCTCGTCGTCGGCGACCTGTCCTTCATCTCCATCGGCCTGGTGCTGCCGGCCCTGGTGCGCTGCTGCGCGCCGGACGCGGACCTGGTGCTGATGGTCAAGCCGCAGTTCGAGGTCGGCAAGGACCGGCTCGGCAGCGGCGGCGTCGTGCGCAGCCCGGAGCTGCGGGCGGAGGCCGTGCGCGAGGTGGCGGCCCAGGCGGCGAAGCTGGGGCTCGGCGTGCTCGGGGTGACCGCTAGTCCGCTGCCGGGTCCGTCGGGGAACGTCGAGTACTTTCTGTGGCTGCGGGCGGGGGCACCGGCACTCGACCCGGCGGATGTTGACCGTGCAGTGGCGGAGGGGCCGCAGTGA